The following are encoded together in the Juglans microcarpa x Juglans regia isolate MS1-56 chromosome 2D, Jm3101_v1.0, whole genome shotgun sequence genome:
- the LOC121250980 gene encoding ABC transporter B family member 15-like gives MDKEKGSVVMKKGKGSIRSMFIHADGVDLLLMVFGILGCVGDGFSTPLVLYISSQLMNNIGGVSISLSESFQRNINKNAVALMYLACGSFVACFLEGYCWTRTGERQAARMRAKYLKAVLRQDVGYFDLHVTSTSEVITSVSNDSLVIQDAISEKVPNFLMNASMFIGSYIAAFLLLWRLAIVGFPFIVLLVIPGLMYGRTLMGLARKIREEYNQAGTIAEQAISSIRTVYAFVGESKTTAAFSAALQGSVKLGLSQGLAKGLAIGSNGVVFAIWSFTSYYGSRLVMYHDAKGGTVFVVGAAIAVGGLALGAGLSNLKYISEAMSAGERITEVIKRVPKIDSDNMEGEILESVSAGSVEFKHVEFAYPSRPESIIFKDFCLEIPAGKTLALVGGSGSGKSTVIALLQRFYDPLGGEILLDGVAIDKLQLRWLRSQMGLVSQEPALFATTIKENILFGKEDATEEEVIEAAKAANAHNFISQLPHGYDTQVGERGVQMSGGQKQRIAIARAIIKKPRILLLDEATSALDSESERVVQEALDKAAVGRTTIVIAHRLSTIRNADVIAVVQIGQVMETGSHDDLNQIEDGLYTSLIRLQQTEKQRGPEDLVNHVNSSYISNVDINNTSSRRLSMVSRSSSANSAAPSRASLAGDQDRVDDNKLPVPSFRRLLGLNLPEWKQACLGCLGAILFGAVQPVYAFAMGSMISVYFLTSHDEIKDKTRIYALCFLGLAVFSLLINVIQHYNFAYMGEHLTKRIRERMLSKILTFEVGWFDEDENSSGAICSRLAKDANVVRSLVGDRIALIVQTFSAVVVAFTMGLVIAWRLAIVMIAVQPIIIVCYYTRRVLLKSMSSKAIKAQDESSKLAAEAVANLRTVTAFSSQDRILKMLEKAQEGPRLESIRQSWYAGVGLGASQSLTTCTWALDFWYGGKLISQGYITAKALFETFMILVSTGRVIADAGSMTSDLVKGSDAVGSVFAVLDRYTRIEPTDPEGYHAEKITGKVEIRDVDFAYPARPDVMIFKGFSIVIEAGKSTALVGQSGSGKSTIIGLIERFYDPLKGSVKIDGRDIRSFHLRSLRKHIALVSQEPTLFAGTIRENIAYGASDKVDETEIIEAGKLANAHNFIAGLKDGYDTWCGDKGVQLSGGQKQRIAIARAILKNPSVLLLDEATSALDSQSEKVVQDALERVMVGRTSVVVAHRLSTIRNCNMIAVLEKGRVVEMGTHSSLLEKGPNGAYYSLINLQRTPTDISRPFN, from the exons atggACAAGGAAAAAGGTAGCGTGGTCATGAAGAAGGGGAAGGGCTCCATACGCTCTATGTTCATTCATGCGGACGGTGTAGACTTGTTGTTGATGGTTTTTGGGATCCTTGGATGCGTTGGCGATGGGTTCTCTACGCCGCTGGTGTTGTATATCAGTAGCCAGTTGATGAACAATATCGGCGGTGTGTCAATTTCGTTATCAGAGAGTTTTCAGCGTAACATCAATAAG AATGCTGTGGCTCTGATGTACTTGGCTTGTGGGTCATTCGTAGCTTGTTTCCTAG AGGGGTATTGTTGGACCAGAACAGGTGAAAGACAAGCCGCAAGAATGAGAGCTAAATATCTGAAGGCAGTGTTGCGCCAAGATGTGGGTTACTTTGATTTGCATGTGACAAGCACATCCGAGGTCATCACGAGTGTCTCCAATGATAGCCTCGTAATCCAAGATGCTATAAGCGAAAAG GTCCCAAATTTTTTGATGAATGCTTCTATGTTCATCGGAAGCTATATAGCAGCGTTCTTATTGCTATGGAGACTAGCCATTGTGGGGTTCCCATTTATTGTGCTTCTAGTAATTCCTGGTCTGATGTACGGAAGGACTCTAATGGGACTGGCGAGGAAGATCAGGGAAGAGTACAATCAAGCGGGCACAATAGCAGAGCAGGCAATATCTTCTATCAGAACAGTCTATGCGTTTGTTGGGGAAAGCAAGACAACGGCGGCGTTCTCTGCAGCTTTGCAAGGGTCGGTGAAGTTGGGGCTGAGTCAGGGCTTGGCTAAAGGCTTGGCCATCGGAAGCAACGGCGTTGTTTTTGCTATTTGGTCCTTCACGTCTTACTACGGTAGTAGACTTGTCATGTACCATGACGCCAAAGGTGGGACTGTTTTCGTTGTCGGTGCTGCCATTGCCGTTGGTGGATT AGCTCTAGGTGCTGGTTTATCCAACTTGAAATACATCTCTGAAGCAATGTCAGCTGGAGAACGTATAACGGAAGTGATAAAAAGAGTCCCCAAGATTGACTCCGACAACATGGAAGGCGAGATTTTAGAGAGTGTCTCAGCTGGAAGCGTGGAATTTAAACATGTTGAATTCGCATACCCATCAAGACCCGAGAGCATTATCTTTAAAGATTTCTGCTTAGAGATTCCAGCAGGAAAGACTCTGGCTTTGGTGGGCGGGAGTGGCTCGGGAAAATCCACCGTAATAGCACTGTTGCAGAGGTTTTATGACCCACTTGGAGGAGAGATACTTCTTGATGGGGTTGCCATTGATAAGTTGCAGCTCAGGTGGCTAAGGTCGCAGATGGGATTGGTGAGCCAAGAGCCTGCACTTTTTGCAACCACCATCAAGGAAAACATACTTTTCGGTAAGGAGGATGCAACAGAGGAAGAGGTTATCGAGGCTGCCAAAGCTGCCAACGCTCACAATTTCATTTCTCAGCTCCCTCACGGATATGATACTCAG GTTGGTGAGAGAGGTGTTCAAATGTCGGGAGGCCAGAAGCAGAGGATCGCCATTGCGCGAGCAATAATCAAGAAACCCAGAATCCTACTCCTAGACGAGGCCACAAGCGCATTAGACTCAGAATCCGAACGGGTTGTCCAGGAAGCCCTCGACAAGGCAGCCGTTGGCCGCACCACCATTGTCATTGCTCACCGTCTGTCCACCATTCGAAATGCAGACGTGATTGCTGTCGTCCAAATTGGCCAAGTCATGGAGACAGGGTCACACGACGACTTGAACCAAATCGAAGATGGCCTTTACACTTCCCTTATCCGTCTTCAACAGACCGAGAAACAAAGGGGTCCAGAAGATCTAGTCAATCATGTTAATTCATCTTACATATCAAATGTGGACATAAACAACACCAGCAGCCGCAGGCTCTCTATGGTGAGCAGGTCCAGTTCTGCCAACTCGGCAGCGCCAAGTCGAGCTTCACTTGCTGGAGATCAAGACCGTGTAGATGACAACAAATTGCCAGTACCATCGTTTCGGAGATTGCTAGGTTTGAATCTCCCGGAGTGGAAGCAGGCATGCTTAGGGTGTTTGGGTGCTATATTGTTTGGTGCGGTTCAACCTGTGTATGCATTCGCAATGGGGTCTATGATATCAGTATACTTTCTGACAAGCCACGATGAGATTAAGGACAAGACAAGAATCTACGCACTATGTTTTCTTGGATTGGCTGTGTTCTCGCTGCTAATTAATGTTATCCAGCATTATAATTTCGCCTACATGGGAGAGCACTTGACGAAGAGGATTAGGGAGAGGATGCTTTCCAAGATACTCACTTTTGAAGTTGGGTGGTTCGATGAGGATGAGAATTCTAGTGGCGCCATTTGCTCTAGACTCGCCAAGGATGCCAATGTG GTGAGATCTTTAGTGGGTGACAGGATAGCCCTCATCGTACAAACCTTCTCGGCTGTAGTGGTCGCCTTCACCATGGGCTTGGTCATTGCATGGAGGCTTGCCATTGTCATGATAGCCGTCCAGCCCATCATCATAGTTTGCTACTACACTCGGCGGGTCCTACTCAAAAGCATGTccagcaaagccatcaaagccCAAGACGAAAGCAGTAAACTCGCTGCTGAGGCTGTTGCTAACCTTCGAACAGTCACTGCCTTCTCATCCCAAGATAGAATCCTAAAAATGCTTGAAAAGGCCCAAGAAGGTCCACGACTAGAGAGCATAAGACAGTCGTGGTACGCAGGTGTTGGGCTTGGCGCCTCTCAAAGCCTCACAACTTGCACTTGGGCTTTAGACTTTTGGTACGGTGGCAAACTCATATCCCAGGGTTACATCACGGCAAAAGCTTTGTTTGAGACTTTCATGATCTTGGTAAGCACGGGTCGTGTTATTGCTGATGCTGGAAGCATGACCTCCGACCTTGTAAAGGGCTCAGATGCCGTTGGGTCAGTCTTTGCCGTTTTAGATCGATACACAAGAATTGAGCCCACAGACCCTGAAGGTTACCATGCTGAGAAGATAACGGGCAAAGTGGAAATTCGTGATGTGGACTTTGCATACCCAGCTAGGCCTGACGTGATGATCTTCAAAGGCTTCTCGATCGTTATAGAAGCTGGGAAATCAACAGCGTTGGTGGGACAAAGTGGGTCTGGAAAATCAACTATCATAGGATTAATTGAGAGATTTTACGACCCACTCAAAGGTTCAGTGAAAATCGATGGTAGGGATATAAGGTCATTCCATCTTAGGTCCTTAAGGAAGCACATTGCACTTGTTAGCCAAGAGCCCACACTATTTGCCGGCACCATTAGAGAGAACATCGCATACGGAGCATCGGATAAAGTTGATGAAACAGAGATCATAGAGGCTGGTAAATTAGCCAATGCTCACAATTTCATTGCGGGCCTAAAGGATGGATATGACACTTGGTGTGGAGACAAAGGGGTGCAGCTCTCGGGGGGACAGAAGCAACGTATTGCAATAGCTCGAGCCATATTAAAAAACCCGTCTGTGCTATTGCTAGACGAGGCGACAAGTGCACTAGATAGTCAGTCGGAGAAAGTAGTGCAAGACGCGTTGGAGAGGGTGATGGTGGGGAGGACGAGCGTGGTGGTGGCACATAGATTGAGCACCATAAGAAACTGTAATATGATTGCAGTACTGGAAAAGGGGAGGGTGGTGGAAATGGGGACCCATTCATCTTTGTTAGAGAAGGGCCCAAATGGAGCTTACTACTCGCTAATCAATCTTCAAAGGACCCCGACCGATATTAGCCGCCCCTTCAACTGA